One part of the Chryseobacterium mulctrae genome encodes these proteins:
- a CDS encoding SAM hydrolase/SAM-dependent halogenase family protein: MSIITLTSDFGSLDYRVSAMKGKILSLNSEVNTIDITHDIQAYNLIQTSYIVRNAYKYFPSGTIHILSVDSFFHKSRKNILYKADGHYFLAADNGLLSLVFFDIKPEAIYEITLNNRFDDIVNFTSTDVFVPVAVHLANGGLPEVIGRKIETVKQLLFPKSVYNESEKMIIGEVMYIDNFGNIISNINKDFFETLAKGFESFTIKFRNLSLSKIYSSHTELVVDWERETEYHGQSAAIFNDSDQLELTIYKGSKKNGAKTLFGLNVGENIYIEFF; encoded by the coding sequence ATGTCAATTATTACCCTTACATCAGATTTCGGAAGTTTAGATTACAGAGTTTCGGCTATGAAAGGAAAAATCCTGTCTTTAAATTCTGAGGTAAATACTATTGATATCACCCATGATATTCAGGCATATAACTTAATTCAAACGTCTTATATTGTAAGAAACGCCTATAAATATTTTCCGAGCGGAACCATCCACATTCTTTCTGTTGACAGTTTTTTTCATAAATCAAGAAAAAATATTTTATACAAAGCAGACGGACATTATTTTTTAGCAGCAGATAACGGACTCTTAAGTTTAGTCTTTTTTGACATTAAACCTGAAGCTATTTACGAAATTACCCTCAATAACAGGTTTGATGACATAGTAAACTTCACTTCAACCGATGTTTTTGTACCTGTTGCGGTACATTTAGCCAATGGCGGACTGCCCGAAGTAATTGGCAGAAAAATAGAAACTGTAAAACAGCTTTTGTTTCCAAAATCGGTTTATAACGAGTCTGAAAAAATGATTATTGGTGAAGTCATGTATATTGATAATTTCGGAAATATAATCTCAAATATTAATAAAGATTTTTTTGAAACTTTAGCTAAAGGTTTTGAAAGTTTCACCATCAAATTCAGGAACTTAAGTCTTTCAAAAATATATTCAAGTCATACAGAATTGGTGGTAGACTGGGAAAGAGAAACCGAGTATCACGGGCAATCTGCAGCCATCTTTAATGACAGCGATCAACTTGAATTAACCATCTATAA
- a CDS encoding PhoH family protein, with translation MFELTYDLEGIDSKNFYGVNNQYFNLIKSSFPTLKITGRDHFIFAMGNQEALDIFKQKLDDIVSFISKNNSIGLKDIENFLNLKDENEKHLVFDQDIIVKGVNGKIIKAKTTNLKKLVKETEKKDMVFAIGPAGTGKTYTSVALAARALRDKEVKRIVLTRPAVEAGESLGFLPGDLKEKLDPYLQPLYDALRDMIPHEKLEGFMEKKVIEVAPLAFMRGRTLDDAFVILDEAQNTTHAQMKMFLTRMGMNAKFIITGDPTQIDLPPKQHSGLKEAMRILKDVKEIGFVYLTEEDVVRHPVVKKIILAYNEEDKRTRE, from the coding sequence ATGTTTGAATTAACGTATGATTTAGAAGGTATTGATTCAAAAAACTTTTATGGAGTTAATAACCAATATTTCAATTTAATAAAATCAAGCTTTCCGACACTTAAAATCACGGGTCGTGATCATTTTATCTTTGCGATGGGAAATCAGGAAGCTTTAGATATATTTAAACAAAAGCTCGACGACATTGTGTCGTTTATTTCCAAAAATAATTCTATCGGATTAAAAGATATCGAAAACTTCCTCAATCTTAAAGATGAGAATGAGAAACATTTGGTTTTTGACCAGGACATTATTGTAAAAGGTGTCAACGGAAAAATTATTAAGGCTAAGACAACCAATCTTAAAAAACTCGTTAAAGAAACCGAGAAAAAGGATATGGTTTTCGCAATTGGTCCGGCCGGAACAGGGAAGACTTATACCAGTGTTGCTTTAGCGGCGCGAGCTTTAAGAGATAAAGAGGTTAAAAGAATTGTCTTGACAAGACCTGCAGTAGAAGCCGGAGAGAGTCTTGGTTTCTTGCCGGGAGATTTGAAAGAAAAACTTGATCCTTATTTACAACCTTTGTATGATGCACTTCGCGACATGATTCCTCATGAAAAACTGGAAGGTTTTATGGAGAAAAAAGTGATTGAAGTAGCACCTTTAGCTTTTATGAGAGGACGAACTTTGGATGATGCTTTTGTGATTTTGGATGAAGCTCAAAATACAACGCATGCCCAAATGAAAATGTTTTTAACAAGAATGGGTATGAATGCTAAATTTATTATCACTGGAGATCCTACTCAAATCGATTTACCTCCTAAACAGCATTCTGGTTTGAAAGAAGCGATGCGAATTTTGAAAGATGTGAAAGAAATTGGTTTTGTGTATTTAACAGAAGAAGACGTGGTACGTCATCCTGTGGTGAAAAAAATTATTTTGGCTTATAACGAAGAAGATAAGCGAACAAGAGAATAA
- a CDS encoding porin family protein yields the protein MKKLLLIAAIALIGTSVVKAQELKFGPKAGYSLSMLKAEGDGESYKFDSKSTFYVGGFVEYKFNDKFGIQGEVLYSPIGGKQEESYTETIMGVTVNATAKTDFKLGSVQVPVSAKYFATESLAFALGLNVGIITSAKTDYTLTGSVDGMGGSASESESGSEDIKDNINTLNLAPFVGAEYTLENGLFFDARYNLGVSNLIKNPEGNETLKNSFFQIGIGFKFGGN from the coding sequence ATGAAAAAATTATTACTTATTGCAGCTATCGCTCTAATTGGAACTTCAGTAGTGAAGGCTCAAGAACTTAAATTTGGTCCAAAGGCAGGGTATTCATTATCAATGCTAAAGGCTGAAGGAGATGGAGAGTCTTATAAATTTGATTCTAAATCAACATTTTATGTAGGAGGTTTTGTAGAGTATAAATTCAATGATAAGTTCGGGATTCAAGGGGAGGTATTGTATTCTCCAATTGGGGGAAAACAAGAAGAAAGCTACACTGAAACAATTATGGGTGTTACCGTTAATGCTACAGCAAAAACAGATTTTAAACTTGGAAGTGTACAAGTTCCAGTAAGTGCAAAATATTTTGCTACAGAAAGTTTAGCTTTTGCTTTAGGTCTTAATGTTGGCATTATTACTTCTGCAAAAACTGATTATACATTGACGGGCTCTGTAGACGGAATGGGTGGATCTGCTTCTGAATCTGAAAGTGGAAGTGAAGATATCAAGGATAATATTAATACCTTAAACTTGGCGCCTTTTGTTGGCGCTGAATATACCTTAGAAAATGGTTTATTTTTCGATGCAAGATATAACTTAGGTGTATCAAATCTTATTAAAAATCCAGAAGGAAATGAAACGTTAAAAAACAGCTTTTTCCAAATTGGTATAGGTTTCAAATTTGGAGGAAACTAA